Proteins encoded by one window of Ignavibacteriota bacterium:
- a CDS encoding T9SS type A sorting domain-containing protein: MKSFIQIMFNLIISSLLFIPIQINAQEYESKIINKGRIFATASATQDYDNDNDLDIIITRRPAFSDQEPASVEWLENDGTGQFPRHSLFHDLVVPMDLDIADFDNDGDQDYLISDIGTLANAGQVVWFQRQADNSFIKWTIKAGERIDQSVVADFNNDGNMDVIAVGFYLTKINIYLNDGFLNFNEQVIADNVFQVDIIETDDIDNDGDYDIIIGGDALDGFVILFNDGNANFTSSQTLYTWSDLHSSANSCIEVTDLNNDGLKDILTFSGAGTGGLYFLDGSKNFDQSIIESDGVDIGGDILISDIDGNGLKDIIRQHINGRYLSILYQDSLMSFRKEYLELNWDNYGRSQLSVGDLDGDEDIDLVFPENGNVDGDLSWFENIDGKLYRHYLYNEILAVRDPKIGDIDQDGDLDIVVSAGDGAINSAFSENEIVLYENQGNDNYIEHRVDDNIGFPYNIELADIDGDNNLDIVSTAHDDNSLYWYKKVGITWVRNTIEANGNQPLGCKIADIDSDGDLDIVLCSSGDNKVYWYMNNGAGTFSRRVVDPNLKKPKAVSVKDLNSDGDNDIIVASADTSNTVAFYSNDGNQLFSRTIVYSGQIASDIEIGDWDGNGSDDIFVSFDEGDPGNPKRDVALFTNDGQDNYKDSTIAVLEERTSSILLKDIDKDNDLDLILGSVNFGIPPLRFIMNNNSSTEIKQISTQAEQIWGIDASDINNDGNVDIAISDYTSSNLFLLIGSVQTRVDDNEKTEIPNEITLYQNYPNPFNPITKIKYSIPSNVKNEAPNVKLIVYDILGREVQIIVNQKQSPGNYEVDFNANYLSSGIYFYKIQAGNYFDTKKMIFMK, from the coding sequence ATGAAATCATTCATACAAATAATGTTTAATCTAATAATATCTTCATTACTTTTTATTCCTATTCAAATAAATGCGCAAGAATATGAATCGAAAATAATTAATAAGGGACGGATTTTTGCAACTGCTTCCGCGACTCAAGATTATGATAATGATAATGATTTGGATATTATTATAACTCGCCGCCCGGCTTTCAGCGATCAGGAACCGGCATCAGTGGAATGGCTGGAAAATGATGGTACGGGACAATTTCCACGTCATTCGCTTTTTCATGATTTAGTTGTTCCAATGGATTTAGATATAGCGGATTTTGACAACGACGGAGATCAGGATTATTTGATTTCTGACATTGGAACTTTAGCAAACGCCGGTCAAGTAGTTTGGTTTCAAAGACAAGCTGATAATTCTTTTATAAAATGGACAATTAAAGCCGGCGAACGAATTGACCAATCCGTTGTTGCTGATTTCAATAATGACGGAAATATGGATGTTATAGCAGTCGGGTTTTATCTTACGAAGATTAATATTTACCTTAACGACGGTTTCCTAAATTTTAACGAGCAAGTAATTGCAGATAATGTTTTTCAAGTTGACATAATTGAAACAGATGATATTGATAATGATGGAGATTATGATATAATAATTGGTGGAGACGCTTTGGACGGTTTTGTCATTTTGTTCAACGACGGTAATGCAAATTTTACATCTTCTCAAACTTTATATACTTGGAGTGATTTACATTCATCCGCTAATTCATGCATTGAAGTTACCGATTTAAATAACGACGGACTAAAAGATATTCTCACCTTTAGCGGTGCCGGAACCGGAGGCTTATATTTTCTCGATGGTTCAAAAAACTTTGATCAGTCTATTATTGAATCTGACGGGGTAGATATTGGTGGAGATATTTTAATTTCAGATATTGATGGCAATGGTCTCAAAGATATTATTCGCCAGCATATTAACGGGAGATATTTATCAATTCTTTATCAAGATTCTTTAATGTCATTTAGAAAAGAATATCTTGAACTTAATTGGGATAATTACGGACGAAGTCAATTATCTGTCGGTGATTTAGATGGCGACGAAGATATTGATTTAGTTTTTCCGGAAAATGGAAATGTAGATGGTGATCTCTCTTGGTTTGAGAATATTGATGGAAAACTTTATCGCCATTATTTATATAATGAAATTTTAGCCGTGCGCGATCCAAAAATCGGAGATATTGATCAGGATGGCGATTTAGATATTGTTGTATCAGCGGGAGATGGAGCAATAAATTCAGCTTTTAGTGAAAATGAAATTGTACTTTATGAAAATCAAGGTAATGATAATTATATTGAGCACCGAGTTGATGACAACATCGGTTTTCCGTATAATATTGAACTTGCCGATATTGATGGTGATAACAATTTAGATATTGTTTCAACAGCTCACGACGATAATTCTTTATATTGGTATAAAAAAGTTGGCATAACTTGGGTACGAAATACTATTGAGGCAAATGGCAACCAGCCATTAGGCTGCAAAATTGCAGATATTGATTCTGATGGAGATTTGGATATTGTTCTGTGTTCTTCCGGTGATAATAAAGTATATTGGTATATGAACAATGGCGCTGGAACATTCAGCCGCAGAGTTGTTGATCCAAATTTGAAAAAACCAAAGGCAGTCTCCGTAAAAGATTTAAATTCAGATGGCGACAATGATATTATTGTAGCTTCAGCAGATACAAGTAATACAGTTGCTTTTTATTCCAATGACGGGAACCAATTATTTTCGCGCACAATTGTTTATTCCGGACAAATTGCTTCGGATATTGAAATTGGTGATTGGGATGGAAACGGCAGTGATGATATTTTCGTTAGTTTTGATGAAGGCGATCCGGGTAATCCGAAACGAGACGTCGCACTATTTACAAATGATGGTCAAGATAATTATAAAGATTCAACAATTGCTGTGCTTGAAGAAAGAACTTCATCTATTTTACTTAAAGATATTGATAAGGACAATGATTTAGATTTAATTTTAGGTAGCGTTAATTTCGGCATTCCTCCTTTGAGATTTATTATGAATAATAATTCTTCAACTGAAATTAAGCAGATATCAACTCAAGCGGAACAAATATGGGGAATTGACGCATCGGATATCAATAATGATGGAAATGTAGATATTGCAATTTCTGATTATACTTCTAGTAATTTATTTCTTCTAATAGGCAGCGTACAAACACGAGTCGATGATAATGAAAAAACGGAGATACCAAATGAAATTACTCTATATCAAAATTACCCGAATCCGTTTAATCCGATAACTAAAATAAAATACAGTATTCCGTCAAACGTTAAAAATGAAGCGCCAAATGTAAAATTGATTGTTTATGATATTCTTGGAAGGGAGGTTCAGATAATAGTGAATCAAAAACAAAGTCCCGGTAATTATGAAGTAGATTTTAACGCGAATTATTTAAGCAGTGGAATTTATTTTTATAAAATCCAAGCCGGAAATTATTTTGATACAAAGAAAATGATATTCATGAAATAA